GGCCCGATTCCGAAGCAAAGGTATTTCATGTCAATCTTTAAAGAGAATTAGCCGTTGAATTCACATGACACTTGCGACAACGAATATACTGCCTTAtgacatttttaactttataatgTCGTCAAACAGAAGAAACCATGATTctcataattttgtttatgtACAACGCCACAACGCCGTTTAACGAAAGCTTGTAAAACAAATTCAAACCGTCCAAATTACTATCCTAAATACTTACTACACTCATTTGAGTGTCGAATTTCATCAACCCCATTATTCTAATGTCCGAAACTCCATGGAACCGAAAAACTAACCAAAATCGTAAGACACCTTAGAAAAAAATTCTACTTCATCAAATAACGCCACattttggtgccgtgaccaggatatattttcctttatttgaagTCGGATTTAAAAATGAAGGATTTACTTTGAATTACTTGATTTTTGTTAGCTCTGCCTTGCGAGACTACCGTTAATGTCAAACAGCGACACAGCTGCCCACAGCGGAAGTCCGTTTCTACAAAACGAGTTACGTCTGCTAAAGTTACGAATCACAAACTTTCGTGAAACGGGGCCCAGGTAGCTTATTCGAGGCAACAACACATGTATAACCGCCAAATTGAATCTAATGGATTAGACATTTTCAATAACTTGGAGTCGTAAGCACAAATGCACATATGTAAAGCAATACTGGCATATTCGTTTTTTAATGTCATAACGCAGTATATCTCGCAGTTTAATGTAGGTTAACTACATAAATCACAAAAGGCAACCATAGGTATGAGAGCCATGAGATATGGTGAGGTATGGTTCAACTTTTTGCCTGGTTTCTGAAGTTTAACTAAAGGTTACGCGTTCGAAATAAGGGCCAAATTATTAAACGTGTTTATATAATCTCGGATTTGTTTTATATGGTTTTGATATTGGAATAAACGTGTACCTTACAGTGTTGGTATTAGGGTTTAAAATTTCATAACAaacattgaattttttttgaGATTATGTTTGTGAGAAATGCAAAAGACAGTATTTGCCAAACTATGATCCTGCATCTTATAACATTTCTATACTAAAGAAGCAGAATGCAAGACTGATATCAAGGGGTACTTTAACCAAAAAGTATGGaacctaaaaaaaatgtttgttagttATTAAATGTTAAGTAGTCACAGAAACCAGACAAAATAATTTCCACGTCGACAGCTCACACAAAGACACGTGTCAAAAGAAAAGCGTATAAATACTGGCCCTTAGAgctgttaattaaaattaatatcattaGTTTCAACGAAGTAAACATTACATTAAACATTattaggcctccaacgagatggagcgacgagcCTTGAGGGAGGCCTacgtccagcagtggacgtctatcagctgacatgatgatgatgaaacattATATGTAGGAGGATCTGGTCTCTTGGCAAATAcgaataaatttctttaaaatgtCGTTCGAGTTCGCCATCTTgcgaatattatttaaataaggtGATTTATATTTTCGCTCACACACGGCAGATGCAATGATGGTGTGAGATTCAAGAATATCATTAAAGATACTGTTTtgctataataaaaatactctAAATTCAAAGTAACTTATCTtgcaaaaaacaaaattaagctAATTTTTGGCTTCGTGGGAAAGTTACTTTAGTAATGTAAGCCCAAATTTAAATAACACCGAAACAAGTGAACTATTATTTTTCCGTAAATGCAGTTTAATCAACGTATCAATAATTTTACTTCTGCGTATATATTTAGCTTTTTTACAACACAtcctataaataagtaaatctcACGCCACCAGTACCGCCATCTACCCTCTCCGGGTCGAACTACGTCACCCACTACCCACTACCCACTGAGGCCGTCTGACCGGGCGCCACAGCACAACAATAAGCACCTGTTCGACCACCAGAGGGCGCCGCCGGGTGGGGAGGAGCGGCGAGAACGGGCCggcggccggcgcgcgcggcAGGCGCGGGTCCATGAATGTTGTTCGCCGCATCACGTGGTCCACGAAGAAGCGCTACAAATGTTAGTACGTATAGGAACCGTAAATATTTAACTAAGCTACACGAGATTGGTTAGTCATGTTTTCCCTTACTATCACCAGAGGTACGGAAATTTCATGCTGATTTATAATCTATTCTAACGAACTAAAATCGTATTTTAACGGACCTTTAGCTCGTATTCTTGCTGTCTTGTAAACAGACAAAAGAGTGAATCTTATACCAGCTCTCTCATCGAAGGTTACGAGAGTATGCCATATTACCTTGCTATTACAGCCCCAGTCCCAACCGAGCGGTAAGTCCCCGTCAGTGTCGCTGAACATGCTGACTAGAGCCACAAGATGCCTATTGTGTTGGTAATACTTTAAAGAGCTCGTGTCTCAACAAATCTTGTATATAAGGTGTAAATAACAATAGCCCGTGTTAACTTGCCGCTTGCCGTTACCGTCTAGTTTCTTGCCCAGTTAAGTGGTAAGTCCCTGTCTGTGTCACTGAACTGAACATGTTGACTTAGGCCACAAGATCCATATTGTGTTGGTAGCGCTCTAAAGAGCTCGTGTCTCTACAAATCTTGGATATAAAATGTAAGTAGCTATAGCCCGTATTACCTTGCCGTTACGATCCAATTTCGTGTCCCAGCCGAGCGGTAAGTCCCTGTCAGAGTCGCTGAACATGTTGACTAAAGCCACAAGATCCCTATTGTGTTGGTAGCGCTCGAAAGAGCTCGTGTCTCGACGGATTTTAGATATCATGTGCTTCAGGGTGGAGTTGCAGTTGTAGAGTTCCGATGCctcctgaaaataaagatataaTGAAAGTTAGTAATGTTTCTATATTACTTTGGAGGCAAATTGAGATTAACACTAGTCAGGCGAAGCCTTAAAGAAGAGAAAGAAGTCAAAGGTAGGGGAGAGTACAAGCGGGGGGTGGGTAGGTCTGTATAATTGACTGTTATTATCAATCAATCCaagtaatgtattttttaatgaagCGTGCAGAAAGGCTATCGCGAGGGCTGTCAGCCTGTCACACTTTCATATTCAAGTGATAGAGATGAACTTTCGATTATCGATATTTGTAAGAGAGCCTACGCTCTCTAATGCGTGGTACGTAGGAGAACGAAGGACACCTCATCGAGAACGATTCTCGATATTTCAATGTTAGCAGGAGGCCCTCTGTTGTGCAGTATGGAGTAGAAGTCGGGGTGGGCCAGGAAGTGTGTGGCGGGGTGcggggcgggcggcgcgggcgcgtgtACTGGGTACGATACCTGGTTCATATGCAGTATGGAGTAGAAGTCGTGGCGGGCCAGGAAGTGTGCGGCGGGGTgcggggcggcgcgggcgcgggcgcgtgTACTGGGTACGATACCTGGTTCATGTGCAGTATGGAGTAGAAGTCGTGGCAGGCCAGGAAGTGTGCGGCGGGGTGCAGGTCGGCGCGGGCGCGTGTACTGGGTACGATACCTGGTTCATGTGCAGTATGGAGTAGAAGTCGGGGCGGGCCAGGAAGTGTGCGGCGGGGTgcggggcggcgcgggcgcgtgtACTGGGTACGATACCTGGTTCATGTGCAGTATGGAGTAGAAGTCGGGGCGGGCCAGAAAGTGTGCGGCGGGGTgcggggcggcgcgggcgcgtgtACTGGGTACGATACCTGGTTCATGTGCAGTATGGAGTAGAAGTCGGGGCGGGCCAGGAAGTGTGCGGCGGGGTGCGGGGCAGCGCGGGCGCGTGTACTGGGTACGATACCTGGTTCATGTGCAGTATGGAGTAGAAGTCGGGGCGGGCCAGGAAGTGTGCGGCGGGGTgcggggcggcgcgggcgcgtgtACTGGGTACGATACCTGGTTCATGTGCAGTATGGAGTAGAAGTCGGGGCGGGCCAGGAAGTGTGCGGCGGGGTgcggggcggcgcgggcgcgtgtACTGGGTACGATACCTGGTTCATGTGCAGTATGGAGTAGAAGTCGGGGCGGGCCAGGAAGTGTGCGGCGGGGTgcggggcggcgcgggcgcgtgtACTGGGTACGATACCTGGTTCATGTGCAGTATGGAGTAGAAGTCGGGGCGGGCCAGGAAGTGTGCGGCGGGGTgcggggcggcgcgggcgcgtgtACTGGGTACGATACCTGGTTCATGTGCAGTATGGAGTAGAAGTCGGGGCGGGCCAGGAAGTGTGCGGCGGGGTGCGGGGCAGCGCGGGCGCGTGTACTGGGTACGATACCTGGTTCATGTGCAGTATGGAGTAGAAGTCGGGGCGGGCCAGGAAGTGTGCGGCGGGGTgcggggcggcgcgggcgcgtgtACTGGGTACGATACCTGGTTCATGTGCAGTATGGAGTAGAAGTCGGGGCGGGCCAGGAAGTGTGCGGCGGGGTgcggggcggcgcgggcgcgtgtACTGGGTACGATACCTGGTTCATGTGCAGTATGGAGTAGAAGTCGGGGCGGGCCAGGAAGTGTGCGGCGGGGTGcggggcggcggcgggcgcgcgcgagggccccggcgcgggcgcgggcgcgggtggAGGCGACGCTCGCTCCGCCTCTAATTGTGCACGCGTCATTGTACGCCGGATTGATTGGTATCTGAAATAATACAAATTCGGGCTGTAATtaactgtacataataatatgtagaaGTATTTGTCAATCAACATCGCAtcaaactacatttttataattgcCAAACTAAAATAGCCTCAAATGATTTAGACAGTTACCTCCTATCTAACTGCCGCCTCTGCACCTCAGGCGCAGGGGATCTCGGAGTGGTCCCATTCGCCCCAGGCCTCTGCCACGTCGTGGTCCGATTGATGTGGTCGATGTAGAACACTCTCCCGTGGCTATCCATGCGAGCCTCCCAGCCTGGAAAAATACACActatcatttaaataaaatgtccatGTCACATCCATTTAGTGTTAATGCAGCACATTTTTCATCCAtagtcatactcatactcatattttattgataacatAAATTACAGGCCAGGCTTACTTCATGCTTGTCGGTCATCTTAAATGTCATTCACAACCTACCTAtagtattaatattgtctttcacacagtccattcGTTCAGCCTAAATACGTTTCGTCGTAAGTTTCCCATCTTGACTTCTTGACTATTTATGAGCGTAACTTTCAGCGACATCCTTGTCATGCCAAGATATTTAACGTGCTAATTATTGAAGAATAAAAGATAGTACCCACCTGCTGGTAATGGTTCCTCGCACTCGATAATCCCACCAATCATATTGGCGGGAAAATCTCCAGTCAACGCCATTTGCCTCGACGCCCTTTCAGGGATCGAAGGCAGTCTTATGCCCGCCATATGCCTTAGAGGCGTAGGCGAGGCTACAGCATTCTCAGTATCATCACTGTCTTCTTGTCTAGGTCTTCGAAGGACAACGTCTTCAGGAGGTCCAGCGTGGACGATGGTGAAATGGTTGCTGTTCGCGAACTCCATGTTGGGAGATCTGATCTCTGTTGTACGGAGTTCGTTGGTGAATTCGACCATTTCGAAGTTTTCCGAGTTTTGTATTGGAGGTGGCGTGAGGTCTGACGGCGGCGCAGGGCGCGGGCGACGCGCGTGGTGAGTCGGTGTCGGTGGACATTGTGGTGCTGCCCCCGCGAGCGCTGCTACCCTCGTCAAGACTCTTGGATGCGGCCGCACTGGACTATTCATTCCGCTATTTGTCGGCGAATGCTTCGGTGTCCCTTCGCAACCCAAGTTCTTAAGCAGATGCCGCGGCAAACTCGAATGCTTTGGGGTTGAGCTGTCGCAGGAGTACTTCCTATTCATAATCATCGTCCCTACGCTGGGTAGCGTCTTGTTGCCGTCTTCAACTGGAGACGTCGAATGTGACGAATTACATGAACTAGGAGCATTGGAGCAGCCGTTGTCAGGCTGTTCTTGAGTTGTCGTTGTGGTATGATATGAGTGCGAATTTAAAAACGCAGTCATCATTGTAGGCGTAGCGCGACCCGAGTTCTGCCTCGTCAATGGTTTGTGACCTTTTAAAGTCGTAATTTCTTTTTCTTCTATCTGGTTCCTATTATCATCCTCAAACTCTGAGTGATTGCTAATGTCATTTAAAAACGTATGCTGCGCCTTCTCCTCTGATTTGGCGTGGTTTGGCGTGAGATTCGTACCGTCAACGGTATCAGTCGGGGCCTTATCCTTCCTCGCGAACGTCGTCGTGATGTAGTTATCGGGCCCAatatctttaataaataataccttatTTCTACTTATGCTAGGCGAACCGTCAGGTACATCTTTAGATCTCTTCTCGTCTACTAACCTagataatttcatagaagataTTGTAGATTCACATAAGCTGCCGTCGGTTTCGGGCGTCGCCAGCGGGGCGACGTTCTGCCCGCCTCGCCAGAAGCTCGCCGTAGAAGACATGGCGACCTGTTTGCCGGTGTAAAACTCTCCCGGTTTAAAGTCATTGATGCCGCTCTGAAGCGTGGCCGAATTAGAGATATTGTTGTCTGTAAAAAACTGCTCATCCGTGTCGATCAGTTCGAAGTTGAACGAGTCTTCAGGTTTAGTAAGTTTTTTGGGTTTTCGATGTCGTGGCACTTGCGGGGGGTGGGGCGGGGGCGAGAGCGCCCTTGAGCGCTCCAGCGGTTTGTGCGCCGcgcgcggcggcagcggcggccCGGGTGACCGGGGACCTCCCTCAGGAACCTTCCCTCCTTCCACCTCATATACAAACTTCATTATCTTACAAGGATTCTTTGGCGACCATATTTTGTAATACTCCGTACCGGGCGACGTAGGTGATTCGAAGCCGCTGTTCATTTTAGACTTTTTTTTGACACCGAGGTCCACCCCACCGCCCGTGTCCACCGGTGGTGGACATTTCTTTTTCACCCCTGACGACGTCGCGCGAGAGTCACTATTTACAGATTGAGATTCTTTACTTAAACTAGTATCTACAAATTTGCTAGGATCACATTTTTGTTCAAGTTTTGGCTCGTTCCCGTTGCTTTCTAGAGTGCTAATTGAGCATTTGTCGACGAGGCGAGCGACCTCGGCGGGGTCGGGCTCGGAGCCGAGCTCGAAGCTCTCGTTGTGGTACGAGAATGGTGGTTGCCGCTCGCCACCGCGCTTGCGCGAGACGCCTTCCTTCAAGCGATGTGGGAGCTTGCGTAGCTCCGCGCAAAGCCGCGCGGGCAGCGCCGGCGCCTCCGCTTCCATCTCCTCCTCCTCGCCACTGTAGTACCGGAAACATAGCAGCTGCTCACAGTCTGAAACACGACAACCGACACGTTAATAtaatcggtttttttttcatggacaTCATTAGCGAGTAGCCTTCTATCTAAAAAGCTACAATTACTATACAATGATTGATGAGCTCAAACGGCCGTCTCATGTGTATGTATGAAGCAAGTGCTTACCTTCGTACGGCTGATTGGGCTCATCAAGCAGCCACATTATGCCGCCGCTTGCGCATCCGGTCGCCGGCACGCGCCCGACGACGCCGCCCGACTCTGCAACACACAAATGTCCTCGTATATTACCACTATCGGTTTTTGTTACGTCTAACATTCCAACCTATCATGCCCGCCATAAATTCCAACTTTATTTTCGACATAAACTTAGCGATCGCTCCGAACGCTGTAAAAATGCAATTTAGATGTATTTTTATCGATTCATGTTCTTTTCCATATTCAATAAAGATACGTAATACGTATACATGAAAAACGGCCACATAAAATACGGAGAGGAAGTGATCGGGCTGGGGCTggcaaacaaaatcaaaaattaCGAGTTCAAATATCTCATTTAAAACCGCTGTCGGGTACCCGCATGAAAAACAAAACACGGGGCAGGTGCAAAACGCAGAAGTAAAAACAAACAACGAACCGCGCAGAACCGAGCACGGTGAGCCCTTGCATTTTTTATCTAACAACAATCGAGCGGCGGGCGACCGAGCGTGGGCCGCGGCGGCGCAGCGCGGGCGCAGCGCATCACAAATTATGTGCGAGCCCTAATCACCGGATGCGGGACTCGCCCGCACATTTTATGCGAAATAATCGAAGCCACCGAATTGCCAGTTAATTGGAGGAACACGGCCATAAATTTAGCGGAAGCAAATTGATTCTGCAACGCATCCCGGATCAGTCCTGCCGAGCATTACCATATTTTGATTGGCTTAATATATGAGACGGGTTAGCTCCCTGCTCGATTAACTGCTCCTGGCGATCATAAATACTAAATAATGTGTATAATCGGAGATGCAATTACCGCATGTTTATTACATTTCATGTTTGATATTCGGCGTAATCGttacttataattatacttCGCGCCTCGTCCTCGAGATTAGTAACTGAAGATATATATACACTTGTAGTTACGCCGGTAGGTGTCACCACTCTGCACTTAGTTtggagttatttttaaatttttattttttaactagtGGGTATGCCTAGATTCCACCTCCCGGCCGCCATCGCTCTGTCCGTTCATACGCTTTCTAGTGCTCGACCACTCAAGTCACTTCTTATAAATTTAACTAAGTTTCTTGTTCGTGGAGTCTCGCATAATGCCGAAACGTAAACGTGTTAAGAAATACGAAGATGACATTAATCATCTACTGCATAAAGTTCGaaaattaaaacgtaaaatacggAATAGTGAAAGTGCTTCGTCACACAGTGGTTCCGATGAGGAATTTTTACCACAAGAAACAGGTAAGTCTTTTTAATTTTCGCTtgtgcaaattttaagttgGCCAAGGTTATTATACCTAGGTATACGTGCATTCAGATTTAGCCATTGGGGATAAATCAAAGCATAAATTGTATCGGTTGGCGTTCAGTTCATTGGGAACTGATACCTAACTAAATGATACGTATCTATTGACTGTATAGAACCACAGTACGAGTTCATACTTGTACATACATCAATGCACTCCGATTAGCCGTTGGGGCTCAGTCGACGCATAGTATGACGGTTGGCGTACAATTCATTGGGAATTGTAACCTAACTTTAAGATGGGATAACATGCGTTATCTGGTTCAGTTCAGATGATTAGAATATTACTATTCACTATTcagtaataatatatttgagtttatgagtaaaaaatagtaatttatttaaagttaatatATCAGTACGTTTACCTTAAATATAGTCGTGatgattttcttatttaattcattttgctttttaaataaaggagtaagtatataaatataaaagcaaacTAAGTATTGCTTTTTGTTCTTAGCATCACCGGTTTTACGACCAGACGATTGGTTTCCGGAATACCCGGATTATGAACTGAACTACGATCCATACAGTCAAAATGACCAATATAATGGCGCTGAGTATCTGGAAGACCCTATTGAGGCCGATAATTGTCCTATCGAGGAACCTCAGAATTCTGTTGAAAATGTGATAAAGCCTACTGAGGCTCAGCAAAGCGCTACACAGACTAACACACAGGCCGTGACAGATACAAGCGGCAATGCCGTACCCGACACGAGCTCCAACGCCATAGCCGGCACCAGCTCCAGCGCCATGCCCGGCGCAAGCGCCACTGCCATACCAGGCACAAGCACGTCCACTGTTGAGCAGGCTGACGATAATAAAGTCGCTGACACAATCGATTTGGACGATGATGTATTGCAAATTCTGGGAGATGACCCCTCGTCGGCCACAATATATGGCAAAGAGGTACGTGCAGAAATAGCTACCCGTTTTACACATGTAGCCATAGAGGGTATAACTAAAGAAATCCGTAAAGACCTCCTTAGTAAATATCTAATCCCTGTTAATTGCGTGAAAATAGGCGCGCCAAAGTTAAACCCTGAGATCAAAGCTGCCATTTCAGAAAATTTTGCTAAACGAGACAAGGGCATCGAGTCCAAGCAAAAGGAAATGGCTTGCGCGATATCATGTCTTAGCGAAATAATTACATCGCAATTAAATTCGAAAGAGAAAAATAACGACCTGTTACAAAAACTTATAGACCTCAGTCGTATTCTGTGCGACTTACAATACGCAGACAGCGTGACCAGACGCAATTTTATACTTTTCTCATTGAAAAAAGATCTCAAAGACCATCTGGCGAATACCAAGATAGACACTTTCCTATTTGGCGAAAACTTGACGGAAACGCTTAAATCAGCGAAAGCCATGATTAATTCCGGCGGAGAGCTAAAAGCTCCTGTTCCTAAGCAGCCCGTAGCGCAATACAGGCGGATGAAATTCAATGTATCGCGG
This genomic stretch from Cydia strobilella chromosome 6, ilCydStro3.1, whole genome shotgun sequence harbors:
- the LOC134741972 gene encoding E3 ubiquitin-protein ligase HECW2 isoform X3, producing the protein MWLLDEPNQPYEDCEQLLCFRYYSGEEEEMEAEAPALPARLCAELRKLPHRLKEGVSRKRGGERQPPFSYHNESFELGSEPDPAEVARLVDKCSISTLESNGNEPKLEQKCDPSKFVDTSLSKESQSVNSDSRATSSGVKKKCPPPVDTGGGVDLGVKKKSKMNSGFESPTSPGTEYYKIWSPKNPCKIMKFVYEVEGGKVPEGGPRSPGPPLPPRAAHKPLERSRALSPPPHPPQVPRHRKPKKLTKPEDSFNFELIDTDEQFFTDNNISNSATLQSGINDFKPGEFYTGKQVAMSSTASFWRGGQNVAPLATPETDGSLCESTISSMKLSRLVDEKRSKDVPDGSPSISRNKVLFIKDIGPDNYITTTFARKDKAPTDTVDGTNLTPNHAKSEEKAQHTFLNDISNHSEFEDDNRNQIEEKEITTLKGHKPLTRQNSGRATPTMMTAFLNSHSYHTTTTTQEQPDNGCSNAPSSCNSSHSTSPVEDGNKTLPSVGTMIMNRKYSCDSSTPKHSSLPRHLLKNLGCEGTPKHSPTNSGMNSPVRPHPRVLTRVAALAGAAPQCPPTPTHHARRPRPAPPSDLTPPPIQNSENFEMVEFTNELRTTEIRSPNMEFANSNHFTIVHAGPPEDVVLRRPRQEDSDDTENAVASPTPLRHMAGIRLPSIPERASRQMALTGDFPANMIGGIIECEEPLPAGWEARMDSHGRVFYIDHINRTTTWQRPGANGTTPRSPAPEVQRRQLDRRYQSIRRTMTRAQLEAERASPPPAPAPAPGPSRAPAAAPHPAAHFLARPDFYSILHMNQEASELYNCNSTLKHMISKIRRDTSSFERYQHNRDLVALVNMFSDSDRDLPLGWDTKLDRNGKRFFVDHVMRRTTFMDPRLPRAPAAGPFSPLLPTRRRPLVVEQAPTPPPRPPLSAGDAHARTMQEIPVAYNDKVVAFLRQPNIMSILRERCGGSGSALRDKVNAVRVEGVPALNRYQNDVQLTCMLSLFEQEIMSYVPAEGRAAPSPAASPAAARSTRAPAPQRRDFEAKLRAFYRKLESKGYGQGPGKLKLHIRREHLLEDAFRRIMSCGKKELQKGKLCVLWDGEEGLDYGGPSREFFFLLSRELFNPYYGLFEYSANDTYTVHVSPMSAFVDNHHEWFRFSGRVLGLALVHGYLLEAWFTRALYRALLRLSPALEDVDALDAQFAASLRWLQSARCVSSLELTFAVSERLADGRVLERELKPGGRDVPVTERNKKEYLERVVRWRVERGVAEQTEWLVRGFHEVVDPRLVGAFDARELELVIAGAPELDVADWRAHTEYRGGYHDAHPVILWFWQAIDRFTNEQRLRLVQFVTGTSSIPYEGFSALRGSTGPRRFCIERWGRVESLPRAHTCFNRLDLPPYPTPQLLHEKLLLAVEETNTFGIE
- the LOC134741972 gene encoding E3 ubiquitin-protein ligase HECW2 isoform X1 — its product is MSENDACASDQNTEENSSEVNDVEKCAKEDTEKDSEKSDSVKDVPKDETATDDKVSKQKGTLEWDLDGFKCKVKWNFPEGTTTPKDYIALCYAESGGVVGRVPATGCASGGIMWLLDEPNQPYEDCEQLLCFRYYSGEEEEMEAEAPALPARLCAELRKLPHRLKEGVSRKRGGERQPPFSYHNESFELGSEPDPAEVARLVDKCSISTLESNGNEPKLEQKCDPSKFVDTSLSKESQSVNSDSRATSSGVKKKCPPPVDTGGGVDLGVKKKSKMNSGFESPTSPGTEYYKIWSPKNPCKIMKFVYEVEGGKVPEGGPRSPGPPLPPRAAHKPLERSRALSPPPHPPQVPRHRKPKKLTKPEDSFNFELIDTDEQFFTDNNISNSATLQSGINDFKPGEFYTGKQVAMSSTASFWRGGQNVAPLATPETDGSLCESTISSMKLSRLVDEKRSKDVPDGSPSISRNKVLFIKDIGPDNYITTTFARKDKAPTDTVDGTNLTPNHAKSEEKAQHTFLNDISNHSEFEDDNRNQIEEKEITTLKGHKPLTRQNSGRATPTMMTAFLNSHSYHTTTTTQEQPDNGCSNAPSSCNSSHSTSPVEDGNKTLPSVGTMIMNRKYSCDSSTPKHSSLPRHLLKNLGCEGTPKHSPTNSGMNSPVRPHPRVLTRVAALAGAAPQCPPTPTHHARRPRPAPPSDLTPPPIQNSENFEMVEFTNELRTTEIRSPNMEFANSNHFTIVHAGPPEDVVLRRPRQEDSDDTENAVASPTPLRHMAGIRLPSIPERASRQMALTGDFPANMIGGIIECEEPLPAGWEARMDSHGRVFYIDHINRTTTWQRPGANGTTPRSPAPEVQRRQLDRRYQSIRRTMTRAQLEAERASPPPAPAPAPGPSRAPAAAPHPAAHFLARPDFYSILHMNQEASELYNCNSTLKHMISKIRRDTSSFERYQHNRDLVALVNMFSDSDRDLPLGWDTKLDRNGKRFFVDHVMRRTTFMDPRLPRAPAAGPFSPLLPTRRRPLVVEQAPTPPPRPPLSAGDAHARTMQEIPVAYNDKVVAFLRQPNIMSILRERCGGSGSALRDKVNAVRVEGVPALNRYQNDVQLTCMLSLFEQEIMSYVPAEGRAAPSPAASPAAARSTRAPAPQRRDFEAKLRAFYRKLESKGYGQGPGKLKLHIRREHLLEDAFRRIMSCGKKELQKGKLCVLWDGEEGLDYGGPSREFFFLLSRELFNPYYGLFEYSANDTYTVHVSPMSAFVDNHHEWFRFSGRVLGLALVHGYLLEAWFTRALYRALLRLSPALEDVDALDAQFAASLRWLQSARCVSSLELTFAVSERLADGRVLERELKPGGRDVPVTERNKKEYLERVVRWRVERGVAEQTEWLVRGFHEVVDPRLVGAFDARELELVIAGAPELDVADWRAHTEYRGGYHDAHPVILWFWQAIDRFTNEQRLRLVQFVTGTSSIPYEGFSALRGSTGPRRFCIERWGRVESLPRAHTCFNRLDLPPYPTPQLLHEKLLLAVEETNTFGIE
- the LOC134741972 gene encoding E3 ubiquitin-protein ligase HECW2 isoform X2, which encodes MSENDACASDQNTEENSSEVNDVEKCAKEDTEKDSEKSDSVKDVPKDETATDDKVSKQKGTLEWDLDGFKCKVKWNFPEGTTTPKDYIALCYAESGGVVGRVPATGCASGGIMWLLDEPNQPYEDCEQLLCFRYYSGEEEEMEAEAPALPARLCAELRKLPHRLKEGVSRKRGGERQPPFSYHNESFELGSEPDPAEVARLVDKCSISTLESNGNEPKLEQKCDPSKFVDTSLSKESQSVNSDSRATSSGVKKKCPPPVDTGGGVDLGVKKKSKMNSGFESPTSPGTEYYKIWSPKNPCKIMKFVYEVEGGKVPEGGPRSPGPPLPPRAAHKPLERSRALSPPPHPPQVPRHRKPKKLTKPEDSFNFELIDTDEQFFTDNNISNSATLQSGINDFKPGEFYTGKQVAMSSTASFWRGGQNVAPLATPETDGSLCESTISSMKLSRLVDEKRSKDVPDGSPSISRNKVLFIKDIGPDNYITTTFARKDKAPTDTVDGTNLTPNHAKSEEKAQHTFLNDISNHSEFEDDNRNQIEEKEITTLKGHKPLTRQNSGRATPTMMTAFLNSHSYHTTTTTQEQPDNGCSNAPSSCNSSHSTSPVEDGNKTLPSVGTMIMNRKYSCDSSTPKHSSLPRHLLKNLGCEGTPKHSPTNSGMNSPVRPHPRVLTRVAALAGAAPQCPPTPTHHARRPRPAPPSDLTPPPIQNSENFEMVEFTNELRTTEIRSPNMEFANSNHFTIVHAGPPEDVVLRRPRQEDSDDTENAVASPTPLRHMAGIRLPSIPERASRQMALTGDFPANMIGGIIECEEPLPAGWEARMDSHGRVFYIDHINRTTTWQRPGANGTTPRSPAPEVQRRQLDRRYQSIRRTMTRAQLEAERASPPPAPAPAPGPSRAPAAAPHPAAHFLARPDFYSILHMNQEASELYNCNSTLKHMISKIRRDTSSFERYQHNRDLVALVNMFSDSDRDLPLGWDTKLDRNGKAPTPPPRPPLSAGDAHARTMQEIPVAYNDKVVAFLRQPNIMSILRERCGGSGSALRDKVNAVRVEGVPALNRYQNDVQLTCMLSLFEQEIMSYVPAEGRAAPSPAASPAAARSTRAPAPQRRDFEAKLRAFYRKLESKGYGQGPGKLKLHIRREHLLEDAFRRIMSCGKKELQKGKLCVLWDGEEGLDYGGPSREFFFLLSRELFNPYYGLFEYSANDTYTVHVSPMSAFVDNHHEWFRFSGRVLGLALVHGYLLEAWFTRALYRALLRLSPALEDVDALDAQFAASLRWLQSARCVSSLELTFAVSERLADGRVLERELKPGGRDVPVTERNKKEYLERVVRWRVERGVAEQTEWLVRGFHEVVDPRLVGAFDARELELVIAGAPELDVADWRAHTEYRGGYHDAHPVILWFWQAIDRFTNEQRLRLVQFVTGTSSIPYEGFSALRGSTGPRRFCIERWGRVESLPRAHTCFNRLDLPPYPTPQLLHEKLLLAVEETNTFGIE